A portion of the Alphaproteobacteria bacterium CG11_big_fil_rev_8_21_14_0_20_39_49 genome contains these proteins:
- a CDS encoding glutathione S-transferase — protein MRSLYHFPLCPFSRKVRILLAEKGLSFELINENYWKRRKAFARLNPAMQVPVLIEPSGLIVPDSYSICEYLEERYTEIRLLGRSLEENIEIRRLSSWFDNKFYNEVGKYLLNEKVMRYLTGNGEPCSDAIRAGKINIIPHMEYFKYLTRNDKWLTGDRLTLADITASAHLSVLDFLGEVPWDNYPEVKEWYAQIKSRPSFRPILADRVVGYSPPVYYADLDF, from the coding sequence ATGAGAAGCTTATACCATTTTCCATTATGTCCGTTTTCCAGAAAGGTAAGGATACTACTTGCCGAGAAAGGGCTGAGCTTTGAGTTGATTAATGAAAATTACTGGAAAAGAAGAAAGGCATTTGCAAGGCTAAACCCTGCTATGCAGGTTCCCGTACTGATTGAGCCGAGCGGTCTTATTGTTCCCGACAGTTATTCAATATGCGAATATTTAGAAGAAAGATATACTGAAATCAGGTTATTGGGCAGATCCTTAGAGGAAAACATTGAAATAAGAAGACTATCTTCATGGTTTGACAATAAGTTCTATAACGAGGTGGGCAAATATTTGCTAAATGAAAAGGTTATGAGATATTTAACCGGAAACGGTGAGCCGTGTTCCGATGCTATCCGTGCGGGTAAAATAAATATAATCCCGCATATGGAATATTTTAAATACCTTACACGTAACGACAAGTGGCTTACCGGCGACAGGCTGACCCTTGCGGATATAACCGCTTCTGCACATTTATCTGTTTTAGACTTTCTGGGCGAAGTCCCGTGGGATAATTATCCTGAGGTAAAGGAATGGTATGCTCAGATAAAATCCCGCCCAAGTTTTAGACCCATTCTTGCAGATAGGGTCGTAGGCTACTCACCTCCCGTGTATTATGCCGATCTTGATTTTTAA
- the rsmD gene encoding 16S rRNA (guanine(966)-N(2))-methyltransferase RsmD, whose translation MRVISGKHRGRTIETVSSKKLRPTTGMAREAIFNILTHGKYSDDGESLITGANILDLFCGCGALSMEALSRGASSVTLIDIDKEHLDIARKNITTIGEEQKAVFIRSDSSTPPPARIPCEVIFLDPPYNQGLVIKSLKGIVAGNWLAPNAIIIVETDFREDIEFPEQFKELDDRKYGNSRIRILKWLG comes from the coding sequence ATGCGTGTAATATCAGGAAAACATCGAGGACGGACAATTGAAACCGTAAGTAGTAAGAAACTGCGTCCCACAACAGGCATGGCTCGTGAGGCAATTTTTAATATTCTAACTCACGGAAAATACTCCGATGACGGAGAGAGCCTGATTACAGGAGCAAATATCCTAGATTTATTCTGCGGTTGCGGTGCATTATCAATGGAAGCTCTTTCAAGGGGTGCTTCAAGTGTAACTTTAATAGATATTGATAAAGAACATCTGGATATAGCACGCAAGAATATAACTACGATAGGTGAAGAGCAAAAGGCTGTTTTTATCCGCAGCGATTCTTCCACCCCTCCCCCTGCACGTATCCCCTGTGAAGTTATTTTCCTTGACCCTCCTTACAATCAAGGGCTGGTCATCAAGTCATTGAAGGGCATTGTTGCAGGAAACTGGCTTGCACCGAACGCTATAATAATCGTAGAGACCGATTTCAGGGAAGATATCGAATTTCCCGAACAATTTAAAGAACTTGACGACAGGAAGTACGGAAACAGCCGCATCAGGATATTAAAATGGCTTGGCTAA
- a CDS encoding pseudouridine synthase encodes MQDSNRIAKVIARSGLCSRRDAEKWILAGRVKIDGKVIDKPSINVTDKNTILIDDKPLPKIEEEKLWIFHKPKGCITSTDDPQGRQTVFDLLPEDMPRVITIGRLDYNTEGLLLLTNSGELARHIELPSTGWVRTYRVRAYGNLNKNKLEDIKNGVVIDKIKYAPAKINVERSNNKNHWITISITEGKNREVRKLLEYTGLSVNRLIRTSYGIFELGKLPVGKTIQIPQKTLYDSKVLK; translated from the coding sequence ATGCAGGATTCAAACCGCATCGCCAAAGTAATCGCAAGGTCGGGTCTTTGTTCCAGACGTGATGCTGAAAAATGGATTTTAGCAGGACGTGTTAAGATTGACGGCAAAGTAATTGATAAACCTTCAATTAACGTTACGGATAAAAATACGATACTTATTGATGACAAACCGCTTCCAAAAATCGAAGAAGAAAAATTGTGGATTTTCCATAAACCCAAAGGGTGTATAACATCTACCGACGACCCTCAAGGCAGACAAACGGTATTCGACCTATTACCCGAAGATATGCCGAGGGTTATAACCATAGGCAGACTTGATTATAATACCGAAGGTCTGCTTCTGCTTACAAATAGCGGAGAGTTGGCAAGGCATATAGAGCTACCCTCTACCGGCTGGGTCAGAACCTATAGGGTCAGGGCTTACGGGAATCTAAATAAAAATAAACTCGAAGATATAAAAAACGGCGTTGTAATTGACAAAATAAAATATGCTCCGGCAAAAATAAACGTTGAACGTTCAAACAACAAGAACCACTGGATTACAATTTCAATAACGGAAGGAAAAAACCGAGAGGTAAGGAAACTGCTTGAATATACGGGTCTTAGCGTAAACAGATTGATACGCACCTCATACGGAATATTTGAACTTGGCAAACTACCGGTAGGAAAAACTATTCAAATTCCACAAAAAACACTGTATGATTCAAAAGTTTTAAAGTAA
- the tolQ gene encoding protein TolQ, translated as MSVWGLIAQSDMVVKFVMFLLVASSFWCWAIVYSKWSSYRRMRYKSAIFENAYRSSKGYKALYGRVNKSDPGSAMAAMFIEGMKEVQNSPSALQKRADAQILNQYKERIYNSLSRVKNNYVEKMENNLIILATVGSAAPFIGLFGTVWGIVNSFQAIAATKNTTLAVVAPGIAEALLATAIGLFAAIPAVVFYNLFSNEIRKVASKLEDYANELSTVLAHNEE; from the coding sequence ATGTCTGTTTGGGGACTTATTGCACAGTCTGATATGGTCGTTAAGTTTGTAATGTTCTTGTTGGTTGCGTCTTCTTTTTGGTGTTGGGCAATCGTTTATAGTAAGTGGAGCAGCTATAGGAGAATGCGTTATAAGTCGGCAATTTTTGAGAACGCATATCGCTCCAGTAAGGGGTATAAAGCCCTTTATGGCAGGGTTAATAAGTCAGACCCCGGAAGTGCCATGGCCGCCATGTTCATAGAAGGCATGAAAGAAGTACAAAACTCCCCTTCGGCATTACAAAAAAGAGCCGATGCTCAAATCCTGAACCAGTATAAAGAAAGAATATATAATTCCTTGAGCAGGGTTAAGAATAATTATGTAGAGAAAATGGAAAATAACCTTATCATACTGGCAACGGTCGGTTCTGCCGCACCGTTTATAGGGTTGTTCGGTACGGTATGGGGTATTGTAAACAGCTTTCAGGCTATCGCTGCCACAAAGAACACTACTTTGGCAGTTGTTGCCCCCGGTATTGCCGAAGCCCTGCTTGCAACCGCAATAGGACTTTTCGCTGCCATACCTGCCGTGGTTTTTTACAACCTTTTTAGCAATGAAATAAGAAAAGTTGCAAGTAAGCTTGAAGATTACGCAAATGAGCTTAGTACCGTTCTTGCACATAACGAGGAGTAA
- the tolR gene encoding protein TolR, which yields MGMLANKHSGRINRNYHPVAEINVTPMVDVMLVLLIIFMVTSPLMVAGVTVDLPETNASPVTGQDEPLSVTVDAKGDVYIQESKVDKNELVAKLQAISGEKKDVRIFVRGDKNIDYGKVMEVVGKINSAGFNKVALLTEIGG from the coding sequence ATGGGAATGTTAGCCAATAAACATAGCGGAAGAATTAACAGGAACTATCATCCTGTTGCCGAAATTAACGTTACACCGATGGTGGACGTAATGCTGGTTTTGCTTATTATATTTATGGTAACGTCTCCTTTGATGGTTGCGGGAGTGACGGTTGACCTGCCTGAAACGAATGCCTCTCCCGTTACCGGACAGGACGAGCCTTTGTCTGTTACCGTTGATGCCAAGGGTGACGTTTATATTCAGGAATCAAAGGTAGATAAAAACGAATTGGTAGCAAAATTGCAGGCCATATCGGGCGAGAAAAAAGATGTGAGGATATTTGTCAGGGGTGACAAAAATATTGATTATGGAAAAGTTATGGAAGTTGTGGGAAAAATAAACTCCGCAGGTTTTAATAAAGTTGCCTTACTGACTGAAATCGGGGGATAA
- the tolB gene encoding Tol-Pal system beta propeller repeat protein TolB: MKNILHILSVFIVLLFSQNANAIISIDITQGNVEPLPIALPYLGSDNPEAVALGEKIINVVEKDLISSGLFRSITRRAFIQKINGSATVPEFPSWTGINASALATGGINLIANNEFEMEFRLWDTHAQQQIAGKSYSTNRNNWRRIAHLMADEIYSRLTGESGYFDTRIVYVSESGPAIKRVKRLAIMDQDGANHRYLTDGSELVLTPRFSPTAQKVIYMTYSNSVPKVYILDVDTKEREVVGNFSGMSFAPRFAPDGKSVILSSSVGGNSEIFTMDLRTKIQKRLTNNGAIDTSPSFSPDGKSIVFNSDRGGSQQLYIMDKNGNNVRRISFGQGRYGTPVWSPRGDLIAFTKMYKGSFFIGVMRTDGSGERLLTESYLDEGPTWSPNGRVIMFARQEKNRGDKDGEWQIYSVDLTGYNQRLIKTPMDGSDPAWSPLL, encoded by the coding sequence ATGAAAAATATTCTTCACATTCTGTCAGTTTTTATTGTTCTGTTATTCTCTCAAAATGCCAATGCAATAATCAGTATTGATATTACTCAAGGTAATGTAGAGCCGTTGCCTATAGCACTGCCTTATCTTGGTAGTGACAATCCTGAGGCGGTGGCACTTGGGGAAAAAATAATCAATGTAGTGGAAAAAGACCTGATAAGTTCGGGGCTTTTCCGTTCAATCACCCGCAGGGCTTTTATCCAGAAGATAAACGGCAGTGCTACGGTTCCCGAATTTCCGTCATGGACGGGGATAAACGCATCGGCACTGGCTACCGGAGGGATAAATTTAATAGCTAATAATGAATTTGAAATGGAATTTCGCCTGTGGGACACGCATGCCCAACAGCAGATAGCAGGTAAGTCATACAGTACAAACAGGAATAACTGGCGTAGAATAGCCCATCTTATGGCAGATGAGATATATTCAAGACTGACCGGTGAAAGCGGGTATTTTGATACGAGGATAGTTTATGTGTCGGAAAGCGGTCCTGCAATAAAGAGGGTAAAGCGTCTTGCCATAATGGATCAGGACGGGGCAAATCATCGCTACCTGACCGACGGAAGCGAGTTGGTGTTGACTCCCAGATTTTCGCCTACCGCACAGAAGGTTATATATATGACCTATTCTAATAGTGTGCCTAAGGTATATATTCTTGATGTAGATACTAAAGAAAGGGAAGTGGTCGGTAATTTTAGCGGAATGTCTTTTGCCCCACGCTTCGCACCTGACGGAAAGTCGGTTATTTTATCCTCCTCGGTCGGAGGTAATAGTGAGATATTTACTATGGATCTTAGAACGAAAATACAAAAAAGGCTTACTAATAACGGTGCGATTGACACTTCCCCTTCATTCTCACCTGACGGAAAGAGTATAGTTTTCAACTCCGATAGGGGGGGAAGCCAGCAGTTATACATTATGGATAAGAACGGGAATAATGTAAGGCGTATAAGCTTCGGTCAGGGACGGTACGGAACGCCTGTATGGTCGCCAAGGGGAGATCTGATAGCATTTACCAAAATGTATAAAGGCAGTTTCTTTATAGGTGTAATGAGAACCGACGGGTCGGGAGAAAGGCTGCTTACCGAAAGCTATCTTGATGAAGGACCTACATGGTCGCCAAACGGTAGAGTGATAATGTTCGCAAGGCAAGAAAAGAACAGGGGTGACAAAGACGGCGAGTGGCAAATATACTCGGTAGATTTAACAGGTTATAACCAAAGGCTTATAAAAACACCGATGGACGGTTCGGATCCTGCATGGTCTCCGTTACTATAA
- the pal gene encoding peptidoglycan-associated lipoprotein: MFIRALAVISTILILSACSSTKSTDAGKYSDGESASSSDVSGKYMIDSGDLETFAKIPGSKVGARANDRVFFAFDSSIITAKGQSTLDKQVAWLKKNPNVDVVVEGHCDERGTREYNLALGERRAEAVKKYLISSGISSSRIQATSYGKERPAVVGSNSSAWAENRRGVTVIK; the protein is encoded by the coding sequence ATGTTTATCAGAGCCTTAGCCGTAATATCAACAATACTAATCCTATCTGCGTGTAGTTCAACAAAATCAACCGATGCCGGAAAATACTCGGATGGAGAAAGCGCAAGTTCTTCAGATGTGTCCGGTAAATATATGATCGATAGCGGCGATCTTGAAACTTTTGCTAAAATTCCCGGCAGTAAAGTCGGTGCTAGGGCAAATGACAGAGTGTTCTTTGCTTTCGATAGTTCTATTATAACTGCAAAAGGTCAGTCAACTTTAGATAAGCAGGTTGCTTGGTTAAAGAAAAACCCTAATGTAGATGTTGTAGTAGAGGGACACTGCGATGAGCGTGGCACACGTGAATATAACCTTGCTTTAGGTGAAAGACGTGCGGAAGCTGTTAAGAAATATCTGATTTCTTCAGGTATTAGTTCTAGTAGAATCCAAGCTACATCATACGGTAAAGAGCGTCCTGCGGTAGTAGGTTCTAACTCGTCCGCTTGGGCCGAGAACAGAAGAGGCGTTACTGTTATAAAGTAA
- a CDS encoding ABC transporter substrate-binding protein, which translates to MMNNIKRRAFLAGTLAAGATAGFPAPAISSGKRQWKMVMTWQKALPGLGTGAVRLARRITSLSGGQLEIKVYGGGELVPALEVFDAVSQGTAEMGHAAPYYWLNKSKATGFFCGVPGGLTAQEQNGWLYFGGGQKLWNELYAQFGLIAFPAGNTGCQMGGWFNKEVNTPDDIKGLKMRIPGLAGEVFTKLGGSAQVIPPQELFTSMQSGVIDALEWVGPWNDMSLGFHKVSKYYYGPAFQEGGPTLELMINKKAFDELPKELQQIVKISCATENDLMLAEYHANNIRAFKTFKNEHNVDIRRYPDSVLKALFSTAEEVIAGVADEGDIEKRIYESYKSYRDMTVAMSPFTELGFMNARI; encoded by the coding sequence ATGATGAATAATATAAAACGCAGGGCTTTTTTAGCCGGAACATTAGCGGCAGGTGCTACGGCGGGTTTTCCCGCTCCTGCCATATCTTCGGGCAAACGTCAGTGGAAAATGGTAATGACATGGCAAAAGGCGTTGCCGGGTCTTGGCACTGGTGCGGTTCGTCTTGCCAGACGCATAACATCACTTTCCGGCGGACAATTAGAAATCAAAGTTTATGGCGGCGGAGAATTAGTCCCTGCTTTAGAAGTTTTTGATGCGGTATCTCAAGGCACTGCCGAAATGGGACATGCAGCTCCATATTACTGGCTTAATAAAAGTAAGGCTACGGGCTTCTTTTGCGGTGTACCGGGCGGACTCACCGCTCAGGAACAAAACGGCTGGCTATATTTTGGCGGCGGTCAAAAACTCTGGAACGAATTATATGCACAATTCGGACTGATAGCATTCCCTGCGGGCAACACAGGCTGTCAGATGGGTGGCTGGTTCAACAAGGAAGTGAACACTCCCGATGATATAAAGGGACTTAAAATGCGTATTCCCGGTCTTGCAGGTGAAGTATTCACCAAACTTGGCGGAAGTGCTCAGGTAATCCCTCCGCAAGAGCTTTTTACATCAATGCAATCCGGTGTAATTGATGCACTTGAGTGGGTGGGTCCTTGGAACGATATGTCGCTCGGCTTCCATAAAGTTTCAAAATATTATTATGGTCCGGCTTTTCAGGAGGGAGGACCAACACTGGAATTAATGATTAACAAAAAAGCTTTTGACGAATTGCCTAAAGAGCTTCAACAAATTGTAAAGATTTCATGTGCAACTGAAAACGACTTGATGCTTGCAGAATATCACGCAAATAATATAAGAGCGTTCAAAACTTTTAAAAACGAGCATAATGTCGATATCAGACGCTACCCTGATTCAGTCTTAAAAGCACTATTTTCTACCGCCGAAGAGGTGATTGCCGGTGTTGCCGATGAAGGCGACATTGAAAAAAGGATATACGAATCATATAAATCGTACAGGGATATGACAGTAGCTATGAGTCCGTTCACCGAACTTGGCTTTATGAATGCACGAATTTAA
- a CDS encoding acyl-CoA thioesterase, producing MPDKPHGDLTTRTLAMPADTNPAGDIFGGWLLAQMDIAGNLVSKRIAKGRTVTVSVDSMNFHLPVFVGDTVACYTKVKRLGRTSITIHVEAWVSRQYTTKLIRVTEGNFTFVAIDDDRKPRIIQKDDDE from the coding sequence ATGCCTGATAAACCCCATGGTGATTTAACTACCCGCACCCTTGCTATGCCTGCCGATACTAACCCTGCCGGAGATATATTCGGTGGCTGGCTTCTTGCTCAAATGGATATAGCCGGTAACCTTGTTTCCAAACGTATAGCTAAAGGACGCACAGTAACGGTTTCGGTTGATTCAATGAACTTTCACCTGCCCGTTTTTGTCGGTGACACGGTCGCATGCTACACAAAAGTAAAACGGCTCGGACGCACATCAATAACTATCCATGTTGAAGCATGGGTATCAAGGCAATATACAACAAAATTGATACGTGTAACCGAAGGCAACTTCACATTCGTTGCTATTGACGATGACAGAAAACCAAGAATAATACAAAAGGACGATGATGAATAA
- a CDS encoding 23S rRNA methyltransferase: MPKDKKPGDASQGGMRQIHTKVKTARGRKRSSTKWLQRQLNDPYVQMAQRDGYRSRAAYKIIEIDDKFNIFQPGKSVVDLGAAPGGWTQVAVQRTKGAKVVGIDLQQIEPIIGATLIKYDFTEDQALILLEEALQSNKVDVVLSDMAAPSCGHAPTDHIRIMGLCEIAFDFAKHNLNEGGAFAAKILQGGAEKELLDDMKQHFKIVKHFKPDSSRKDSAEMYVVATGFKGS, from the coding sequence ATGCCCAAAGATAAAAAGCCCGGAGATGCCTCACAAGGCGGCATGAGGCAGATTCATACCAAAGTAAAGACCGCAAGAGGGCGTAAACGTTCCTCAACAAAATGGCTGCAACGTCAGCTAAACGACCCTTATGTGCAGATGGCACAAAGAGATGGCTACCGTTCACGTGCCGCCTATAAAATCATTGAGATTGACGATAAATTCAACATATTCCAACCGGGCAAAAGCGTTGTTGACCTTGGAGCGGCTCCGGGAGGCTGGACTCAGGTTGCAGTACAACGTACAAAAGGTGCTAAAGTTGTAGGTATAGATTTACAGCAAATAGAGCCTATAATAGGTGCAACACTGATAAAATACGATTTTACCGAAGACCAAGCCCTTATATTGCTTGAAGAGGCTCTGCAAAGTAATAAGGTTGATGTGGTGTTAAGCGATATGGCAGCACCTTCTTGCGGACATGCACCGACCGACCATATACGCATCATGGGGCTATGCGAGATAGCGTTTGATTTTGCCAAACATAATTTAAATGAAGGCGGAGCTTTCGCCGCCAAAATATTGCAAGGCGGAGCTGAAAAAGAACTGCTTGACGATATGAAGCAGCATTTTAAAATAGTAAAACACTTTAAACCGGATTCAAGCCGCAAAGACTCCGCCGAAATGTATGTTGTGGCAACGGGTTTTAAAGGTTCATAA
- a CDS encoding quinolinate synthase, translated as MVDTKSLKIADEHDIDPSLNLEDEINRLRESMNAVILAHYYQDSEIQELADFVGDSLDLSRKAAATDADVIVFCGVTFMADVAKILNPTKTVLIPDTDAGCSLEFSCRPEALKAFKEQNPDHIVLTYINSSAEVKALSDIIVTSSNAEYIINQIPKEQPIIFAPDKYLGGYLNRKTGRDMLLWEGSCIVHERFSEKELVKLKTIHPDAKIIAHPECPESLLAYADHIGSTSSLINFTKTNNGSEFIVLTEPGIIHQMEKESAQSKFYDVPGTQEGACASCNECPYMRLNTLEKLYMCMVNKSPAISITEQLRLAAKKPLDKMLEMSPPKK; from the coding sequence ATGGTCGATACAAAATCTTTAAAAATTGCTGATGAGCATGACATAGACCCTTCGCTCAATCTTGAGGACGAGATTAACCGCCTTCGAGAAAGCATGAACGCCGTTATACTCGCTCATTACTATCAGGATTCGGAGATTCAGGAGCTTGCGGACTTTGTAGGCGATTCCCTTGACCTGTCAAGGAAGGCTGCCGCAACCGATGCCGATGTTATTGTTTTTTGCGGTGTAACGTTCATGGCTGACGTTGCAAAGATATTAAACCCGACAAAAACAGTCCTGATACCTGATACGGATGCCGGTTGTTCATTGGAATTCTCATGCAGACCTGAGGCATTAAAGGCATTTAAGGAGCAAAACCCCGACCATATAGTCCTGACCTATATAAATTCTTCCGCTGAGGTTAAAGCACTTTCCGACATAATAGTTACCTCTTCTAACGCAGAATATATAATAAATCAGATACCTAAAGAGCAACCGATAATATTTGCTCCCGACAAATATCTTGGCGGCTATCTGAACCGCAAGACAGGGCGTGATATGTTATTATGGGAAGGTTCTTGTATAGTACATGAAAGATTTTCTGAAAAGGAGCTGGTAAAACTCAAGACTATACACCCTGATGCGAAAATTATAGCCCACCCTGAGTGTCCCGAATCATTGCTGGCATATGCAGACCATATAGGCTCAACCTCATCTTTGATAAACTTCACTAAAACAAATAACGGCAGTGAGTTTATAGTCCTTACCGAGCCGGGTATTATCCACCAGATGGAAAAGGAATCTGCTCAAAGTAAGTTCTATGACGTTCCGGGAACCCAGGAGGGAGCATGTGCATCATGTAACGAATGCCCTTATATGCGTCTTAATACTTTAGAAAAGCTATATATGTGTATGGTTAACAAATCCCCTGCGATAAGTATAACCGAACAACTGCGTCTTGCGGCCAAAAAGCCTCTTGATAAAATGCTTGAAATGTCACCTCCTAAGAAGTGA
- the trpS gene encoding tryptophan--tRNA ligase yields MGQVLSGVQPTGNLHLGNYLGAIKNWVKMQDEHNCLFCIVDLHAITVPQDPKELLNNTRNTAAAYIACGIDPNKSVIFHQSSVPEHSELAWLLSTMTPLGWLNRMTQFKEKAGKHKDLSCLALYSYPVLMAADILLYKATHVPVGEDQKQHLELTRDIAGAFNRQYDKEYFTLPSPIILGEATRVMSLRDGTKKMSKSEESDNSRINLTDDDDTIAKKIKKAKSDMIEGVTYNVEERPEASNLLNIYAAMSGEKRTDIEKRYAGTGFAKFKSDLAEVVVENISPIRNEMQKLQQDKSYLDDILRNGTETARKIATRSIEEIKDIMGLLKL; encoded by the coding sequence ATGGGTCAGGTATTATCGGGCGTTCAGCCTACAGGTAACTTACATCTCGGTAACTATCTTGGAGCGATAAAGAACTGGGTTAAAATGCAGGACGAGCATAACTGTCTTTTCTGCATAGTTGACCTTCACGCTATCACTGTTCCGCAAGACCCTAAAGAGCTGCTAAACAACACGAGGAATACGGCAGCCGCCTATATTGCATGCGGTATTGACCCGAACAAATCGGTTATATTCCACCAGTCTTCTGTTCCGGAACATTCCGAGCTTGCATGGCTGTTATCTACCATGACACCTCTTGGCTGGTTGAACCGCATGACGCAGTTCAAAGAAAAAGCAGGAAAACATAAAGATTTAAGCTGTTTAGCTCTATACAGCTACCCTGTGCTTATGGCAGCCGATATATTACTATATAAGGCAACACATGTTCCTGTGGGCGAAGACCAGAAGCAACATCTTGAATTGACCCGTGATATAGCCGGAGCATTTAACCGTCAGTATGATAAGGAATATTTCACACTGCCCTCACCTATTATATTAGGTGAGGCTACTCGTGTTATGTCCCTTCGTGACGGAACGAAGAAAATGAGCAAATCTGAAGAATCCGATAATTCACGCATCAATCTGACGGACGATGACGACACTATAGCAAAAAAGATAAAAAAGGCAAAATCCGACATGATAGAAGGAGTCACTTATAACGTGGAAGAACGCCCCGAAGCAAGCAACCTTCTTAATATATATGCCGCTATGAGCGGTGAAAAAAGAACCGACATAGAAAAAAGATATGCCGGTACGGGGTTTGCAAAGTTCAAATCGGATTTAGCGGAAGTTGTAGTAGAAAATATCAGCCCCATACGAAACGAAATGCAGAAATTACAACAGGATAAATCATATCTTGATGATATATTACGCAACGGTACTGAAACCGCCCGCAAAATAGCCACCCGAAGTATAGAGGAAATAAAGGATATTATGGGCTTGCTAAAATTATAG
- a CDS encoding phosphoribosylamine--glycine ligase — translation MNILVIGSGGREHALIWKLSQSPQCEKIFAMPGNGGISKIARNVSISTSNHNDVINFCKENNIEFVMVGPEAPLVEGLVDSLEAANILTFGPSKVASQLEGSKDFTKKACDNYNIPTADYRTFTDAGSAKAYINEKGTPIVIKADGLAAGKGVIIAQDKEEAFTAIDDMLVNNRFGDAGKSVVIEEFLEGEEISVFAICDGNKALYFGSAQDHKAVGEGDTGPNTGGMGTYSPAPVMNAALQQEIMEKAIIPTIEGMKKDGMPYKGVLFAGFMVTSKGAKLLEFNVRFGDPETQVLMARLDEDLLPILISAAKGQLTDRQIKLKDKTALCVVMAAKGYPDSYQKGTVINNLESLENSEDIFVFHAGTKLDENGNFLANGGRVLGITALGTSVTQTQAKAYNAVDKIDWKDGFCRRDIGWRAIKRESAA, via the coding sequence ATGAACATTTTAGTTATAGGCTCAGGCGGACGTGAACACGCATTGATATGGAAGTTATCTCAATCACCGCAATGCGAAAAGATTTTTGCAATGCCGGGCAACGGGGGTATTTCTAAAATCGCTCGGAATGTTTCAATATCAACTTCAAACCACAATGACGTAATAAATTTCTGCAAAGAAAATAATATAGAATTTGTAATGGTAGGTCCTGAAGCACCCTTGGTTGAAGGGTTGGTTGACTCATTGGAAGCGGCTAATATACTTACATTCGGCCCTAGCAAAGTTGCTTCGCAGCTTGAAGGCTCAAAGGATTTTACCAAGAAAGCCTGTGATAATTATAATATCCCGACAGCAGACTACCGGACTTTCACAGATGCAGGTTCGGCAAAAGCATATATAAATGAAAAAGGAACGCCAATAGTTATAAAAGCTGACGGTCTTGCCGCAGGCAAAGGTGTAATAATAGCACAGGATAAAGAAGAGGCATTTACCGCAATAGATGACATGCTGGTAAATAACAGGTTCGGAGATGCGGGAAAATCGGTAGTAATTGAGGAATTCCTTGAAGGCGAGGAAATTAGCGTATTTGCCATATGTGACGGCAATAAGGCACTATATTTCGGCTCAGCCCAAGACCATAAGGCAGTAGGCGAAGGTGATACCGGACCAAACACAGGAGGAATGGGAACATACTCCCCTGCCCCCGTTATGAATGCTGCACTGCAACAAGAGATTATGGAAAAAGCTATTATCCCTACAATTGAAGGAATGAAAAAGGACGGAATGCCTTATAAAGGAGTTTTATTTGCAGGGTTTATGGTAACCTCAAAAGGTGCTAAACTCCTTGAGTTCAATGTAAGGTTCGGAGACCCTGAAACGCAGGTATTAATGGCAAGACTTGATGAAGACCTGCTGCCTATCCTGATATCTGCTGCAAAAGGGCAACTGACCGATAGGCAAATAAAGCTAAAGGACAAAACCGCCTTATGCGTGGTTATGGCAGCTAAGGGATATCCCGATTCATATCAAAAGGGTACGGTTATAAATAACCTTGAATCTTTAGAAAATTCCGAAGATATATTTGTATTCCATGCAGGAACTAAACTTGACGAGAACGGCAATTTCCTTGCAAATGGAGGTAGGGTTCTTGGTATCACCGCCCTTGGAACTTCGGTAACGCAAACTCAGGCAAAAGCATATAATGCTGTTGATAAAATTGACTGGAAAGACGGATTTTGCCGCCGTGATATCGGCTGGAGGGCTATAAAAAGAGAGAGTGCGGCTTAG